Within the Eucalyptus grandis isolate ANBG69807.140 chromosome 1, ASM1654582v1, whole genome shotgun sequence genome, the region TCCTGCCTCATTTGTGTGTGCGCTGCAGTCTGGGGCCTAATGTGTCGATCGCTTTGAATCTCGGCTTGGATTCGGCTTGGTTGTTGGCGTTTCTCACCCCTCAGATGACGCACACCACatgttcgatgaaatgctcgaACCGGATCTCGTTTAGGTCTCCTATGATTTAGGGTCGGTTCTGGGCGTTTGTTGGTCCTTAGACACGGCTgatacgttttttttttatctcgatTCGTTACCTGATGTGTCGTTTCCTCGTGCAGAGTGTTTTCTAGCCGGCCGTGGAGTGTCATGTGCCCGGCCGGAGTCTTGATGTTCTTGAATCGGCAGGCGAACCTTCGGGTGTCCTTGGCATGCTCGAAAGGAAACCACGTGAGggcgaaagaaaaaggaacaaaaggggtaataaaaagaaaaagaaaagatgacgGTCGCgtgggggaaagagaagaagtcAAAAAGTCAACAGGATATAAAGAcaaaaagagatagagagaaaaaaagaaaagaagtaaaatGGGGGGAAAGGGGTCTTTTCTCTTGCTAGGCGTTTGGTGGGGGGGGGGGGATCCGGGTCAGTCGGGCCGGATCCAAATCGAGCCGGCGGCCGGGTCTGACTGACTCGGGTcagtaaattttaattttactgtatttttaaaaagaaaaatcataaaataaaataaaaatccgaaAAAAATCTGTTTTAAAGGGAAAGGCCTGAAATTGATTTTAAgcaattttctcttaaaatgcatgaaaattcttttaaaaatatctgAAATTAGATAAAGGCCACAAAATGGTTTTTGGagtatttttttaatgcatgaaaaagctataaaaaaaaaaatatcaaacttcaaagtttaaacaagattaggtaccagaatagtattaatttattaaccaatgtaatcaagtctttaatcctaatttctctgattgtgcatgagtaaaatatttctccaaatattttacttgggtttctaaccgaGCCACtaccctaaattgattattggcaacttttaattgaaatttatttgcAAGTTAAAAATTCGAATCATAAGTTATGAATTGGTGGGCTTGAGAGAGTTAGGGCAAAGCTCAAACTTagtcgagccattagcctctgcGCCCGTGGGTACGGCTCCGGGGAGGTTATGATAAAGGTGAACcttttattattgaaataaaCTTGAGAACATTGGAGATGCaacagaaaattccaaactttaaAGACAGAAAAAGTAAATCCTAGAAGGAATATCAgttgactttcctgcaattctTTCTAATCTGACCGCTTGAGCCAATGAGTGGGCTAAGGTTACCCATCTTCACCATGGCGTTAGCAAAATCTGTCCTAAAAGTGGACAAATTGCTACTATAAGCATTCACGTGAACGTCCGTGGAGCCACCACTGAACAATTGCTGGTCCGAATGAAGAAAAACCTTGTGGGTTTGCAAGTTCTTGAAGAAGGCGTTGTCAAAGGACGTCGGGCTTGTGGTGTCAAAAGGAAAGAGTTTGCTGTCGCCTCCGGAGCTTGGGCAATTTGCTTTCAGCGATGTCGCGAACGTGGCATCGATGTTGTTCTCATTGTAAAGATGCTCCCGGAAAGTCAGGCATCGGGCTTGACCTATAGTGTGCGACCCTGTTAACAATGGTcgaacaatttttgtaaattgattTTAGTATATTGATCGAGCATTATTGTTATTCtttattaaatattgcaaaaaaaaaagaaaaaaagaagaagaaagaaacaatgacCTAAAAGTGCCACCATTTCTTTAGCTGTGAAGCCTTTGTTAGAGAAGGTAGAGATTAGGCCGCTAAGGTTCAAAGTTGGGGGAGGAATGCTAATATTAGCAGCACTTTGACTTGCAGTGGTTGAGTCTCTTCTTCCAAGGTTGACTGTCCAACTAGGGCCACctaactaaaaattaaataaataacaaatcgATACGTGTTAGTATTAATATAGCATGGGGAACATAACATGTGATTTTTTTCATCACAATTGATAAGTAcaattgagaagaaaatgtGCACTTACGGCAACGATGGAGTCTCGTGCAACGACGGCTAAAATATCAGCGCAGGACACAATACTGGGGCACTTGCTCTCCAATTCGGACTTGATTGTGTCAATTACCTCAAATCCCCGCATGGAATTGGCATTCGGGCCGGCGTTCTTCTCCCCGGTAAAGTTCGTAGTGTCGTCCAATAAGATTGACGCGTCGCATCCCTATTTCATGTTTTTTGCCACATGTTGTTAATCAGTCCTTCTAGATAGAAAATTGATCCGATTGGAGTTAATTAGATTTAATGGTTGCAAACAAGTTAAGTGCTAtaccttacccaaaaaaaaaaaaaaaaaaaacaagttaagTGCTATAATCTTTACTGAAATAGTTCCCCCCCCATTATGAACATACTAATCTAAATCGATTAGTTAATTTAGATTGACACTTTGAATTTGTGTGAAAGCAAACTAATGAGGCCATGCAAAAGGCACGATTTGCTTGTTCAAAGATCTAGTGCGATTTTAGAATAGTATTGAGTTatcaaatttcattaaaaatgataCTTTACCATCCATAGCACTTTTTATGTAGAAATGTATGGCTACCACAGCGAGGTGATCAAAATGTGATCAAAATCTATTGAGAAGGACTGATTGGTTAGCCAAATGTGATAACCGAGTAAAGTCAACCGCCGATATAAAAAGCAATggccatctctctctttttgccaGCTCCAATGTTATTTATATACCCATTTATCTGATCAACAGCATAGTTAGCGTAAAGTACGCTCTCCTGCATAGTTTTTTCCGGTGAAAATTAGAGCATAGACcatcaatgtaaagaaaattttacataatCATTCTTGGCCATTCGTAATTTGAGGATTCTAATTACCAAATCTCTCACTAACCGCCAAATTAAGGGTGGATAAGattgtttgtgaaaaa harbors:
- the LOC104453492 gene encoding cationic peroxidase 1-like; this translates as MACESSSTRPAFLLLLCFLHGTASAQLSSTFYSTSCPSALSTIKSSVSSAVKNEARMGASLLRLHFHDCFVNGCDASILLDDTTNFTGEKNAGPNANSMRGFEVIDTIKSELESKCPSIVSCADILAVVARDSIVALGGPSWTVNLGRRDSTTASQSAANISIPPPTLNLSGLISTFSNKGFTAKEMVALLGSHTIGQARCLTFREHLYNENNIDATFATSLKANCPSSGGDSKLFPFDTTSPTSFDNAFFKNLQTHKVFLHSDQQLFSGGSTDVHVNAYSSNLSTFRTDFANAMVKMGNLSPLIGSSGQIRKNCRKVN